TGGGAAAGGCGGGCCTGCCCCCGTCCGCGGCCGTGGTGGTCGGGGACACGCCGTACGACGCCGAAGCGGCGGTGAAGGCGGGGATCACACCCATCGGCGTCCGGTCGGGCGGCTTCCCGGTCGAGGATCTGCGCGGGGCGGGGTGCGTCGAGATCTGGGACGATCCCGCCGACCTCCTGCGCAACCTCGACCGGTCGCTCATCGGCCGGGGTTGACGAGGCACGCATCGACGGGAGGCCGCATGGCCCGCATCACCTACCACGCCTCGCACGAGCAGTTCACGCCGCGCGACCTGCTGGACTGGGCCAGGCTGGCCGAGCAGGCCGGATTCGGCGGCCTGATGTCGTCCGACCATTTCCACCCCTGGTCCGAGCGCCAGGGCCAATCGGGCTTCGCCTGGTCCTGGCTGGGGGCCGCCCTGGAGGCCACGCGCCTTCCCTGTGGCATCATCTCGGCCCCCGGTTGGCGCTACCATCCGGCCATCCTGGCCCAGGCCGCGGCCACCTTGTGCCAGATGTACCCGGACCGGCTGTGGTTCGCGCTGGGCAGCGGCGAGGCCATCAACGAGGCCATGACCGGGCTGCCCTGGCCGGAGAAGAAGGAGCGCAACGCCCGCCTGCGGGAATGCGCCGACGTGATCCGGGCGCTGCTGGCCGGCGAGACCGTCACCCACCGGGGCCGGGTGACGGTGGTCGAGGCCAAGCTCTACACCCGGCCCGCCCGGCCGCCGAAACTGCTCGGCGGGGCGGTGACCGAGGAAACGGCGGAGTGGCTGGGGGGCTGGGCCGACGGCCTGATCACCATCCAGGCGGAGCCCGCCAAGCTGCGCCGGGTGGTGGACGCCTTCCGGCGGGGCGGCGGGGACGGGAAACCGGTCTTCCTCCAGGTCGCGCTCGCCTGGGCGCCGACCGAGGCGGAGGCCGAAGCCAATGCGCTGGACCAGTGGGGGCCGAACGCCATCGGCGGCGACGTGAACTGGGAGCTGCGCACGCCCGCCCAATTCGACCAGGCGACCCGTTTCGTGCGCGCCGAGGACATCCGCAATTCGGTCCTGGTCTCGTCCGACCTCGGCCGGCACATCGCCTGGCTTCAGGAGTTCGCGGCCATAGGGTTCGAGGAGATCGTCCTGCACGAGGTCGGCCGCGACCAGCGCCGCTTCATCGAGACCTTCGGCGAGCGTGTCCTGCCGGCGCTTTGAGGCCCGGCGCCCGGCGGTCAGGCCAGGGTGAACAGTTCCTGCGGCGCGGACACCCCGCGCAGGGCGTGCACGCCGACCGACCGCAGGGCAACGCAGCACCCTTTGGCGAAGCTGCTGGAAATCAGAACGTGGTGGCCCAGCACATGGCACAGGGCCTCGATCCGGCTGGCCTCGTTCACGGCCGGGCCGATCATGGTGAAGTCCAGCCGCCGCGCCGAACCGACATTGCCGTACATCACCTCGCCCATGTGCAGGGCGACATCCAGGTGCAATTCGGGCTCAAGTCCGACGCGGCGGCGGTCGTTCAGGTCCGCGGTCTCGGCGATGGCCTCCTCCGTGGCCCGCAGGGCGGCCTCGCACGCGGGTTCGTAGGTGCCATCGAGCAAGGGGAAGACCGCCAGCATCCCATCACCCAGGAGCTTCAGCACCTGCCCGCCGTGCCGCTCGACCGGACCGACCATGCAGTCCAGATGCTCGTTCAGGTACCGGACCAGCCGTTCGCCCTCCGTGCAGTCGGCCAGGCTGGTGAAGCCGCGCAGGTCGGCGAACATGACCACCGAGGGCTTGCGCGTCACCACCCCCCGCCGGATCTCGCCGCTCAGCACCCGTTGCGTCGCACCGGGTCCGATATAGGCTTCGAGCGTGGACGTGGCGACGTGCTTCAACGACAGCCGGTAGACCGCCAACCCCAGGAAGGGCAGAAGCCGGTCGATCAGCGCCAGCTCGT
This window of the Azospirillaceae bacterium genome carries:
- a CDS encoding HAD-IA family hydrolase; translation: LLASSAKGDELETYVRVAGIDGLFDGATTSEDADRSKPHPDIFAAALGKAGLPPSAAVVVGDTPYDAEAAVKAGITPIGVRSGGFPVEDLRGAGCVEIWDDPADLLRNLDRSLIGRG
- a CDS encoding TIGR03885 family FMN-dependent LLM class oxidoreductase, encoding MARITYHASHEQFTPRDLLDWARLAEQAGFGGLMSSDHFHPWSERQGQSGFAWSWLGAALEATRLPCGIISAPGWRYHPAILAQAAATLCQMYPDRLWFALGSGEAINEAMTGLPWPEKKERNARLRECADVIRALLAGETVTHRGRVTVVEAKLYTRPARPPKLLGGAVTEETAEWLGGWADGLITIQAEPAKLRRVVDAFRRGGGDGKPVFLQVALAWAPTEAEAEANALDQWGPNAIGGDVNWELRTPAQFDQATRFVRAEDIRNSVLVSSDLGRHIAWLQEFAAIGFEEIVLHEVGRDQRRFIETFGERVLPAL
- a CDS encoding adenylate/guanylate cyclase domain-containing protein, with translation MDSVAITIAEWLARESLRRDDMLGLVSGLCGRLELAGVPLLRAHVSMPTLHPTIEGFGFTWRRGRGLENTEWGWDHHSVNWEQSPFRNMILNREPVIRRRLDGDSTLFDYPILADMKAEGATDYAARLIPFGEPFARDYDTDPLPGIATSWTTDRPGGFSEDELALIDRLLPFLGLAVYRLSLKHVATSTLEAYIGPGATQRVLSGEIRRGVVTRKPSVVMFADLRGFTSLADCTEGERLVRYLNEHLDCMVGPVERHGGQVLKLLGDGMLAVFPLLDGTYEPACEAALRATEEAIAETADLNDRRRVGLEPELHLDVALHMGEVMYGNVGSARRLDFTMIGPAVNEASRIEALCHVLGHHVLISSSFAKGCCVALRSVGVHALRGVSAPQELFTLA